A single Cytophagia bacterium CHB2 DNA region contains:
- a CDS encoding energy-coupling factor transporter transmembrane protein EcfT: MGLWQNITLGRYYPSGSIIHRLDPRTKLILSLGMMLTIMLADSWLALLLWTFVLIVTILVTHIPLHIFVRNLRAFLWLFGVTIFLHALTSSAAPDVEMWGISISGAGALIGVKYALRLGLLVLVAALLTSTTIPADLTDGLERMLRPLEQIKFPAHELALMTMMALRFVPTIIEEAQRIQRAQISRGARFDGHLLQRVHALIPMLVPLFISTFKRADELAAAMEARCYHGGEGRVSFRELKLARTDWIALGIMLAASLLTWPLTMHG; this comes from the coding sequence ATGGGTTTATGGCAAAATATTACGCTCGGTCGATATTATCCTTCGGGCTCGATTATACACCGGCTTGATCCCCGCACCAAGCTTATCCTAAGCCTCGGTATGATGTTAACGATCATGCTCGCGGATTCCTGGCTGGCGCTGCTGCTGTGGACGTTTGTACTCATCGTTACGATTCTCGTCACGCACATTCCGCTTCACATCTTTGTAAGGAATCTTCGTGCTTTCCTCTGGCTGTTCGGCGTTACCATATTCCTTCATGCTCTGACCAGTTCTGCCGCCCCCGATGTTGAAATGTGGGGCATTTCCATTTCAGGGGCAGGCGCATTGATCGGAGTGAAGTATGCTCTGCGCTTGGGATTGTTGGTGCTGGTTGCTGCGTTACTCACGAGTACCACGATTCCGGCAGATTTGACCGACGGCCTCGAGCGCATGCTGCGTCCGCTGGAGCAGATCAAATTTCCGGCGCACGAGCTGGCGTTGATGACGATGATGGCATTGCGGTTCGTGCCGACGATTATCGAGGAAGCGCAGCGCATCCAACGGGCGCAAATTTCGCGCGGCGCGCGTTTTGACGGGCATTTATTGCAGCGTGTCCACGCCTTGATTCCCATGCTCGTGCCCTTGTTCATCTCAACCTTCAAACGCGCAGACGAGTTGGCGGCGGCCATGGAAGCGCGCTGCTATCATGGCGGTGAAGGCCGCGTTAGTTTCCGTGAGTTGAAGCTGGCGCGAACAGATTGGATCGCCCTGGGAATAATGCTGGCCGCAAGTCTTCTCACATGGCCATTAACAATGCACGGTTAA